The following coding sequences lie in one Deltaproteobacteria bacterium genomic window:
- a CDS encoding dihydrolipoamide acetyltransferase, whose translation TRIQKIAGPGLHRNWVTIPHVTNCEDADITDLEAFRVALNKEQEVKVTLLAFLMKACVAALQKFPNFNSSLEGDHLVVKKYWNIAFAADTPQGLVVPVVKDADKKGVFAIAKETSELAAKARDGKLAPGDMQGATFTISSLGGIGGTYFTPIISAPEVAILGVCRAQMRPVWNGSEFNPRLILPLSLSWDHRVVDGAGAARFNTFLAGLLGDARRMLL comes from the coding sequence ACGCGGATCCAGAAGATCGCCGGCCCTGGACTGCACCGGAACTGGGTCACGATCCCGCACGTCACCAACTGCGAGGACGCCGACATCACCGACCTGGAGGCGTTCCGGGTGGCGCTGAACAAGGAGCAGGAAGTGAAGGTCACCCTGCTCGCTTTCCTGATGAAGGCTTGCGTCGCCGCGCTGCAGAAGTTCCCCAACTTCAACAGCTCGCTCGAAGGCGATCACCTGGTCGTCAAGAAGTACTGGAACATCGCCTTTGCCGCCGACACCCCGCAGGGGTTGGTCGTCCCGGTGGTGAAGGATGCGGACAAGAAAGGCGTCTTCGCCATCGCGAAGGAGACGTCGGAGCTGGCGGCGAAGGCACGCGACGGGAAGCTCGCGCCTGGCGACATGCAGGGCGCGACGTTCACCATCTCCTCGCTCGGTGGGATCGGAGGCACCTATTTCACGCCGATCATCAGCGCTCCGGAGGTCGCCATCCTCGGCGTTTGCCGCGCGCAGATGCGGCCGGTGTGGAACGGATCGGAGTTCAACCCCCGCCTGATCCTGCCGCTCTCGCTCTCCTGGGATCACCGGGTCGTGGACGGCGCGGGCGCGGCGCGGTTCAATACCTTCCTCGCCGGACTGCTGGGCGACGCCCGCAGGATGCTGCTCTGA
- a CDS encoding diguanylate cyclase — MNVRVVGAGEAAETLRAALARVGLAERAGEPAAFVCTVDDLSRAIAMRELAQVTGPIVVLTDDAASAIEAGADDAGGTADEVARRVSARIRAPKVSRLEETPMAEPPAASGRRQKPLILVVEDDEDARMVLTELLRPRYDVDAVGDGETALKRAAELNPDLVLLDLFLPGMDGFGALTGLRRNSKTADTPVIFLSAQGDAETKSQGLSLGAADYLAKPFSEQELMARVDRTLKLTAQKEHFRALAQTDGLTGLPNFRSFHARLEEEVSRAHRYGHPLACAMVDLDGLKEINDKLGHAAGNRAIVALADAVREELRDTDFAARYGGDEFVVLLPQTNETQGAQFAERLRRRLVEVSQDAGLPVRGSIGVAAVNAGELDSADAAEDLLRRADEALYRAKRSGRDRVEVAQVPH; from the coding sequence GTGAACGTCCGGGTGGTGGGGGCTGGGGAGGCGGCGGAGACGCTGCGAGCGGCGCTGGCGCGTGTGGGGCTCGCCGAGCGCGCCGGAGAGCCGGCTGCCTTCGTCTGCACCGTGGACGATCTCTCCCGCGCCATCGCCATGCGCGAGCTCGCCCAGGTCACCGGTCCGATCGTCGTGCTCACCGACGACGCCGCATCCGCCATCGAGGCGGGCGCAGACGACGCCGGCGGGACCGCCGACGAAGTAGCGCGGCGGGTTTCCGCGCGCATCCGCGCGCCCAAGGTCTCACGGCTGGAAGAAACGCCGATGGCAGAGCCGCCGGCGGCCAGCGGCCGGCGGCAGAAGCCGTTGATCCTCGTGGTCGAGGACGATGAGGATGCGCGGATGGTGCTCACCGAGCTCCTCCGTCCCCGCTACGACGTGGACGCGGTCGGCGACGGCGAGACGGCGCTCAAGCGCGCCGCGGAGCTGAATCCGGACCTGGTGCTCCTCGATCTGTTCTTGCCCGGCATGGATGGATTCGGCGCGCTCACCGGGCTGCGCCGCAACTCGAAGACGGCGGACACGCCGGTGATCTTCCTCTCCGCGCAAGGCGACGCCGAAACGAAGTCGCAGGGCCTCTCGCTCGGCGCCGCGGACTACCTGGCGAAACCCTTCAGCGAGCAGGAGCTGATGGCGCGCGTCGATCGCACCCTCAAGCTCACCGCGCAGAAGGAGCACTTCCGCGCGCTCGCCCAGACGGACGGCCTCACCGGCCTGCCCAACTTCCGGTCCTTCCACGCTCGCCTGGAGGAGGAGGTCTCACGGGCCCACCGCTACGGTCACCCCTTGGCGTGCGCGATGGTCGACCTCGACGGGCTGAAAGAGATCAACGACAAGCTCGGGCACGCGGCGGGAAACCGCGCCATCGTCGCCCTCGCCGACGCCGTTCGCGAGGAGCTGCGCGACACCGACTTCGCCGCCCGGTACGGAGGCGACGAGTTCGTCGTCCTGCTGCCGCAGACCAACGAGACGCAGGGAGCACAGTTTGCCGAGCGCCTGCGGCGTCGACTGGTCGAGGTCAGCCAGGATGCCGGCCTGCCGGTGCGCGGCTCCATCGGCGTTGCCGCGGTCAATGCGGGCGAGCTGGACTCTGCGGACGCGGCGGAAGACCTGCTTCGGCGCGCGGACGAAGCGCTGTATCGGGCGAAGCGCTCGGGGCGCGACCGGGTCGAGGTCGCGCAGGTGCCTCATTGA
- the lpdA gene encoding dihydrolipoyl dehydrogenase yields MEVRVPDIGDFKDVPIIAVLVKAGDRIEQEQPIVTLESDKATVDVPAPAAGTVADVRVKVGDKVSEGSVLLILETAGKAAEPQKPKPAAPEQGPKAAPPEEPARRATREESHAAAARTEGGPFDCDVLVLGSGPGGYAAAFRAADLGKRVVLIERYKALGGVCLNVGCIPSKALLHVASLMDGARDLAGHGVSFGDARIEVEKLRAWKDKVVGRLSGGVAMMAKARKVEVVTGEGKFTGPHELAVGERRIRFDKAIIAAGSQAAKLPFLPDDPRIVDSTGALELPAVPQRMLVIGGGIIGMEMATVYSTLGSRIDVVEMLEGLMTGADRDLVQVWQKKNAPRFDRLMLKTKTVGAEAARDGIHVRFDGGAEPAIYDMVLVSVGRTPNGKRIGAEAAGVQVDDRGYIPTDKQMRTNVPHIFAIGDIAGPPMLAHKATHEGHVAAEVAAGHKASFDARQVPSVAYTDPEIAWAGATEDELKKSGTEYGKSVFPWSASGRAIANARDEGFVKLLFDKANGRVIGGGIVGLNAGDLISEICLAIEMGADAEDIGRTIHPHPTLGESIGLAAEVFTGTCTDLPPPRRR; encoded by the coding sequence ATGGAAGTCCGCGTTCCCGACATCGGCGATTTCAAGGACGTGCCGATCATCGCCGTGCTGGTGAAGGCCGGCGACCGGATCGAGCAGGAACAGCCCATCGTCACGCTCGAGTCGGACAAGGCGACGGTGGACGTTCCGGCGCCCGCGGCCGGGACCGTTGCGGACGTGCGCGTGAAGGTCGGCGACAAGGTATCGGAAGGATCGGTCCTGCTGATCCTGGAGACCGCCGGGAAGGCGGCCGAGCCGCAGAAGCCAAAGCCGGCCGCTCCCGAGCAGGGGCCCAAGGCGGCCCCTCCCGAGGAACCGGCACGGCGAGCGACGCGTGAAGAATCGCACGCCGCCGCGGCCCGCACGGAAGGCGGGCCATTCGACTGTGACGTCCTCGTGCTGGGATCGGGCCCCGGCGGATACGCCGCCGCCTTCCGGGCGGCCGACCTGGGTAAGCGCGTGGTGCTGATCGAGCGCTACAAGGCGCTGGGCGGCGTCTGCCTCAACGTCGGCTGCATCCCGTCGAAGGCGCTGCTCCACGTCGCCAGCCTGATGGACGGCGCGCGCGATCTCGCCGGGCATGGCGTTTCCTTCGGCGACGCCCGCATCGAAGTGGAGAAGCTGCGCGCCTGGAAAGACAAGGTGGTGGGTCGCCTCAGCGGCGGCGTGGCGATGATGGCGAAGGCGCGCAAGGTGGAAGTGGTCACGGGCGAGGGGAAGTTCACCGGACCGCATGAGCTGGCGGTCGGCGAGCGCCGCATTCGTTTCGACAAGGCGATCATCGCGGCGGGCTCGCAGGCGGCGAAGCTGCCCTTCCTTCCCGATGACCCGCGCATCGTCGATTCCACCGGCGCGCTGGAGCTGCCGGCGGTGCCGCAGCGGATGCTGGTGATCGGCGGCGGCATCATCGGGATGGAGATGGCGACCGTCTACTCGACGCTCGGCTCGCGCATCGACGTCGTCGAGATGCTCGAGGGATTGATGACCGGCGCAGACCGCGACCTCGTCCAGGTCTGGCAGAAGAAGAACGCGCCCCGCTTTGATCGCCTGATGCTGAAGACCAAGACCGTCGGCGCGGAGGCCGCGCGCGATGGCATCCACGTCCGCTTCGACGGCGGCGCGGAACCGGCCATCTACGATATGGTCCTGGTGTCCGTCGGCCGCACGCCCAACGGGAAGAGGATCGGCGCCGAGGCGGCCGGCGTCCAGGTGGATGACCGCGGCTACATCCCCACCGACAAGCAGATGCGGACGAATGTGCCGCATATCTTCGCCATCGGCGACATCGCCGGTCCGCCGATGCTGGCGCACAAGGCGACGCACGAAGGCCATGTGGCCGCGGAGGTCGCGGCCGGGCACAAGGCCTCCTTCGACGCGCGGCAGGTTCCGTCGGTCGCCTACACCGATCCGGAGATCGCCTGGGCCGGTGCCACCGAGGACGAGCTGAAGAAGAGCGGGACGGAGTACGGCAAATCGGTCTTTCCCTGGTCGGCGAGCGGGAGGGCCATCGCCAATGCCCGCGACGAAGGGTTCGTGAAGCTGCTCTTCGACAAGGCGAACGGGCGGGTGATCGGAGGCGGCATCGTGGGTCTGAACGCCGGCGACCTCATCTCCGAGATCTGTCTGGCCATCGAGATGGGCGCCGACGCGGAGGACATCGGGCGCACCATCCATCCGCATCCCACGCTCGGCGAGAGCATCGGACTTGCGGCAGAGGTGTTCACCGGAACGTGTACCGATCTTCCCCCACCGCGCCGGCGTTGA